The following coding sequences lie in one Azospirillum humicireducens genomic window:
- a CDS encoding phosphatidylserine decarboxylase, whose amino-acid sequence MSAIDTVVVPIHRAGWPFIAGFAVVSLVLGLAVWAPLGWIGLVLTLWCAYFFRDPDRVTPTRPGLLVSPADGRVTMIVRAVPPKELGMGDKPLTRISVFLNVFNVHVNRVPADGTIVAAEYHKGTFVNAALDKASDENERMAFRHRLPDGREIAYVQIAGLVARRILWWVKAGQEVKAGERFGLIRFGSRTDIYLPDGVAPLVCVGQTAIGGETILADLDGTEAQRQGDVRR is encoded by the coding sequence ATGTCCGCCATCGATACCGTCGTCGTCCCCATCCACCGTGCCGGCTGGCCCTTCATCGCCGGTTTCGCCGTGGTCTCCCTGGTTCTCGGTCTCGCCGTCTGGGCGCCGCTCGGCTGGATCGGGCTGGTTCTCACGCTCTGGTGCGCCTATTTCTTCCGCGATCCCGACCGGGTGACGCCGACCCGGCCCGGCTTGCTGGTCAGCCCGGCCGACGGGCGCGTGACCATGATCGTCCGGGCCGTGCCGCCCAAGGAACTGGGCATGGGCGACAAGCCGCTGACCCGGATCAGCGTCTTCCTCAACGTCTTCAACGTCCACGTCAACCGCGTGCCGGCCGACGGCACCATCGTGGCGGCCGAATACCACAAGGGCACCTTCGTCAACGCCGCGCTCGACAAGGCAAGCGACGAGAACGAGCGGATGGCCTTCCGCCATCGCCTGCCCGACGGGCGCGAGATCGCCTATGTCCAGATCGCCGGGCTGGTGGCACGCCGCATCCTGTGGTGGGTCAAGGCGGGGCAGGAGGTGAAGGCGGGCGAGCGGTTCGGCCTGATCCGATTCGGCAGCCGCACCGACATCTACCTGCCGGACGGCGTCGCCCCGCTGGTCTGCGTCGGCCAGACCGCCATCGGCGGCGAGACGATCCTGGCCGACCTGGACGGGACGGAAGCGCAACGGCAGGGGGATGTGCGTCGATGA
- a CDS encoding BMP family ABC transporter substrate-binding protein, with protein MGKAVLGLAGAAIALSVGMGAGIGSALAQDKLKVGFVYVGPVSDHGYSYQHDQGRLAVEKALGDKVTTTFVENVPEGADAERVIEQLAASGHKLIFTTSFGFMNPTLKVAKRYPDVKFEHATGYKRAENVATYSGRFYEGRTVIGAIAGKMTKSNIIGYVGSYPIPEVVGGINAFTIALREQNPKAEVRVVWVNSWYDPGKEAEAAKALIDQGADVIVQHTDSPAPIQTAQERGLWSVGQSSDMTRFGPKSHLTAIVEDWNGYYVQRVKAVLDGSWKPIDTWGGIGTGMVELAPYNPAIPADVVKMADQLKADIVSGKRHSFQGPVKDQAGKVVIPEGKTATDEQILKMDWYVEGVQGKVPK; from the coding sequence ATGGGCAAGGCGGTGCTGGGTCTGGCCGGCGCCGCCATCGCGCTGAGCGTGGGCATGGGCGCGGGGATTGGCTCGGCCCTGGCGCAGGACAAGCTGAAGGTGGGCTTCGTCTATGTCGGCCCGGTCAGCGACCACGGCTACAGCTACCAGCACGACCAGGGCCGTCTGGCCGTGGAGAAGGCGCTGGGCGACAAAGTCACCACCACCTTCGTCGAGAATGTGCCGGAAGGCGCCGACGCCGAGCGCGTGATCGAGCAGCTGGCCGCCAGCGGCCACAAGCTGATCTTCACCACCTCCTTCGGCTTCATGAACCCGACGCTGAAGGTGGCCAAGCGCTACCCCGACGTGAAGTTCGAGCACGCCACCGGCTACAAGCGCGCCGAGAACGTCGCGACCTACTCCGGCCGCTTCTATGAAGGCCGTACGGTCATCGGCGCCATCGCCGGCAAGATGACCAAGTCGAACATCATCGGTTATGTCGGTTCCTATCCGATTCCCGAGGTGGTCGGCGGCATCAACGCCTTCACCATCGCGCTGCGCGAGCAGAACCCGAAGGCCGAGGTCCGCGTGGTCTGGGTCAACAGCTGGTACGATCCCGGCAAGGAGGCCGAGGCGGCCAAGGCGCTGATCGACCAGGGCGCCGACGTCATCGTCCAGCACACCGACAGTCCGGCCCCGATCCAGACCGCGCAGGAGCGTGGGCTGTGGTCGGTCGGCCAGTCGTCCGACATGACCCGCTTCGGTCCGAAGTCGCACCTGACCGCGATCGTCGAGGACTGGAACGGCTACTATGTCCAGCGCGTCAAGGCGGTGCTGGACGGCAGCTGGAAGCCGATCGACACCTGGGGCGGCATCGGCACCGGCATGGTCGAACTGGCCCCCTACAACCCGGCCATCCCGGCCGACGTCGTGAAGATGGCCGACCAGCTCAAGGCCGACATCGTGTCGGGCAAGCGCCACTCCTTCCAGGGCCCGGTCAAGGACCAGGCCGGCAAGGTCGTGATCCCGGAAGGCAAGACCGCCACCGACGAGCAGATCCTGAAGATGGACTGGTATGTCGAGGGCGTGCAGGGCAAGGTTCCGAAGTAA
- a CDS encoding ABC transporter permease produces MNDFALIGPILAAMFAAATPLLFAALGELVVEKSGVLNLGVEGMMLVGAVCGFAVTIQTGSAVTGFLVAALAGAATASLFAVLTLFLLANQVATGLALTLFGVGLSALIGQGFVGIPLEGLPKLYIPGLTDLPVVGQALFGQDIMVYLAIAAVPLVHLFLYRTRAGLVLRAVGENHTAAHALGYKVLRIRFLAVLFGGAMAGLGGAFLSMDYTPMWAENMTSGRGWIALALVVFATWKPVRAMLGAWLFGGVTILQLHVQGLGIDVPSQLLSMLPYLATVLVLVLISRDIARIRLNAPACLGKLFHPDA; encoded by the coding sequence ATGAACGACTTCGCCCTGATCGGCCCGATCCTGGCCGCCATGTTCGCCGCGGCGACGCCGCTGCTGTTCGCGGCTTTGGGCGAACTGGTGGTCGAGAAGTCCGGCGTTCTCAATCTGGGGGTCGAAGGCATGATGCTGGTGGGCGCCGTCTGCGGCTTCGCCGTGACGATCCAGACCGGCAGCGCCGTCACCGGCTTTCTCGTCGCGGCGCTGGCCGGTGCCGCCACCGCCTCGCTGTTCGCCGTGCTGACCCTGTTCCTGCTGGCCAACCAGGTGGCGACCGGTCTTGCGCTCACCCTGTTCGGCGTCGGCCTGTCGGCGCTGATCGGGCAGGGCTTCGTCGGCATTCCACTGGAGGGTCTGCCCAAGCTGTACATCCCCGGCCTGACCGACCTGCCGGTGGTTGGACAGGCGCTGTTCGGCCAGGACATCATGGTCTATCTGGCGATCGCCGCTGTGCCGCTGGTCCACCTGTTCCTTTACCGCACCCGCGCCGGTCTGGTGCTGCGCGCGGTGGGGGAGAACCACACGGCCGCCCACGCCCTGGGCTACAAGGTGCTGCGCATCCGCTTCCTCGCCGTGCTGTTCGGCGGCGCCATGGCCGGGCTTGGCGGCGCCTTCCTGTCGATGGACTACACGCCGATGTGGGCGGAGAACATGACGTCGGGCCGCGGCTGGATCGCGCTGGCGCTGGTGGTCTTCGCCACCTGGAAGCCGGTGCGCGCCATGCTGGGCGCCTGGCTGTTCGGCGGCGTCACCATCCTGCAACTGCACGTTCAGGGGCTGGGCATCGACGTGCCCTCGCAGCTCTTGTCGATGCTGCCGTATCTGGCTACCGTTCTGGTCCTGGTGCTGATTTCGCGGGACATCGCCCGCATCCGCCTGAACGCGCCGGCCTGTCTGGGAAAACTGTTTCATCCCGATGCTTGA
- a CDS encoding ABC transporter permease: MSLIRLEPRGQASKTMVYATPLLAVALTLLSGFVLFLAMGFDPVKALHAFFIAPLTSVRGLGELVVKATPLVLCAVGLAIGFRANVWNIGAEGQLTLGAITGGGLALAFYGEGGWWLLPLMVIGGAVGGAVWAAVPAFLRLRFNASEILTSLMLNYVALLLLNYLVHGPYRDPDGFAFPESRLFEADAVLPILWAGTRVHLGALFALLAVAGGWLLIARTFIGFQIKVIGLTPAAAGYAGFDQKRIVWLALLLSGALAGIAGMGEVAGPIGQVTAGISPGYGYTAIIVAFLGRLHPVGILLAALLMALSFIGGEAAQIAMGLPKAITGVFQGMLLFFLLASDVLIRYRVRFGARRAVA; this comes from the coding sequence ATGAGCCTCATCCGTTTGGAACCCCGCGGGCAGGCGTCGAAGACCATGGTCTATGCCACGCCGCTGCTGGCGGTGGCGCTGACCCTGCTCAGCGGCTTCGTCCTGTTCCTGGCGATGGGATTCGATCCCGTCAAGGCGCTCCATGCCTTTTTCATCGCGCCGCTGACCTCGGTGCGCGGGCTGGGAGAATTGGTGGTGAAGGCCACCCCGCTGGTTCTCTGCGCCGTCGGTCTCGCCATCGGTTTCCGCGCCAATGTCTGGAACATCGGCGCCGAAGGGCAGCTGACTCTGGGCGCCATCACCGGCGGCGGGCTGGCGCTGGCCTTCTATGGCGAGGGCGGCTGGTGGCTGCTGCCGCTGATGGTGATCGGCGGGGCGGTCGGCGGTGCGGTCTGGGCTGCGGTTCCGGCCTTCCTGCGGCTGCGCTTCAACGCCAGCGAGATCCTGACCAGCCTGATGCTGAACTATGTGGCCCTGCTGCTGCTGAACTATCTGGTCCATGGCCCCTACCGCGACCCCGACGGCTTCGCCTTCCCGGAGTCCCGCCTGTTCGAGGCCGACGCCGTGCTGCCGATCCTGTGGGCGGGCACCCGCGTCCATCTGGGCGCGCTGTTCGCCTTGCTGGCGGTCGCGGGCGGCTGGCTGCTGATCGCGCGGACCTTCATCGGTTTCCAGATCAAGGTGATCGGCCTGACCCCGGCCGCCGCCGGCTATGCCGGTTTCGACCAGAAGCGGATCGTCTGGCTGGCTCTGCTGCTGTCGGGCGCGCTGGCCGGCATCGCCGGCATGGGCGAGGTCGCCGGCCCGATCGGGCAGGTCACCGCCGGCATTTCGCCGGGCTACGGCTATACCGCCATCATCGTCGCCTTCCTGGGGCGCCTGCATCCGGTCGGCATCCTGCTGGCGGCGCTGCTGATGGCGTTGTCCTTCATCGGCGGCGAGGCGGCGCAGATCGCCATGGGCCTGCCCAAGGCCATCACCGGAGTGTTCCAGGGCATGCTTTTGTTCTTCCTGCTGGCGAGCGACGTGCTGATCCGCTACCGGGTCCGCTTCGGGGCGCGGAGGGCCGTGGCATGA
- a CDS encoding ABC transporter ATP-binding protein produces the protein MPSHAETFPPDAPPPRLELRGITKRFPGCLANDHVDLVLQPGEIHALLGENGAGKSTLVKMIYGVLHPDSGTMLWQGVETSVPDPAGARRLGIGMVFQHFSLFDTLTVTENIALGLDDAGRMDELADRIRSVSERYGLALDPERHVFHLSVGERQRVEIVRCLLQDPKLLIMDEPTSVLTPQEAAKLFETLRVLAAEGCTILYISHKLEEIRALCSRATVLRAGKVVGAADPRQETARSLAEMMMGAELSTPERSPQGAAGAARLSVRHLSTTSDNPFATNLKDVSFEVRAGEILGIAGVAGNGQAELMAALSGEMLVADAESVVIEGTSAGHLGPRARRALGLAFVPEERLGRGAVPELSLSENALLSGYAREPLVRGGMVHFGRARAYAETIIRGFNVVAHGHRAEARSLSGGNLQKFIIGREILQKPKLLVVGQPTWGVDAGAAAAIHKALIGLARSGAAVLVISQDLDELFVLSDRISVLFHGRLSDSRPTHETTVERIGLLMGGLFGTPPDEDGEITRAV, from the coding sequence TTGCCTTCGCACGCCGAGACCTTTCCCCCGGACGCTCCGCCGCCCCGCCTGGAGCTGCGCGGCATCACCAAGCGATTCCCCGGATGCCTCGCCAACGACCATGTCGATCTCGTCCTTCAGCCGGGCGAGATCCATGCGCTGCTGGGTGAGAACGGCGCCGGCAAGTCCACCCTGGTCAAGATGATCTACGGGGTGCTGCACCCCGATTCCGGAACCATGCTGTGGCAGGGGGTGGAGACCAGCGTCCCCGACCCGGCCGGCGCCCGGCGGCTGGGCATCGGCATGGTGTTCCAGCATTTCTCGCTGTTCGACACGCTGACGGTGACGGAGAACATCGCGCTCGGCCTGGACGATGCCGGCCGGATGGACGAACTGGCCGACCGCATCCGCAGCGTGTCCGAACGCTACGGCCTTGCGCTCGACCCCGAACGCCATGTCTTCCACCTGTCGGTCGGCGAGCGGCAGCGGGTGGAGATCGTGCGCTGCCTGCTGCAGGATCCGAAGCTGCTGATCATGGATGAACCGACCTCGGTCCTGACGCCGCAGGAGGCCGCCAAGCTGTTCGAGACGCTGCGCGTCCTGGCGGCGGAGGGCTGCACGATCCTCTACATCTCGCACAAGCTGGAGGAAATCCGCGCGCTGTGCAGCCGCGCCACCGTTCTGCGCGCCGGCAAGGTGGTTGGCGCTGCAGATCCGCGGCAGGAAACCGCGCGCAGCCTCGCCGAGATGATGATGGGGGCGGAGCTGTCCACCCCCGAACGGTCGCCGCAAGGTGCTGCCGGAGCCGCGCGCCTGTCGGTGCGCCACCTGTCCACCACCTCCGACAACCCCTTCGCCACCAACCTGAAGGACGTCAGTTTCGAGGTGCGGGCCGGCGAGATCCTGGGCATTGCCGGGGTGGCCGGCAACGGGCAGGCGGAGCTGATGGCCGCGCTCAGCGGTGAGATGCTGGTCGCCGACGCCGAATCCGTGGTGATCGAGGGCACGTCGGCCGGACATCTCGGGCCACGCGCGCGCCGCGCGCTCGGGCTCGCCTTCGTGCCGGAGGAGCGGCTGGGCCGCGGTGCCGTGCCGGAACTGAGTTTGTCGGAGAATGCGCTGCTGTCGGGCTATGCCCGCGAGCCGCTGGTACGGGGCGGCATGGTCCATTTCGGCCGGGCGCGGGCCTATGCCGAGACGATCATCCGCGGCTTCAATGTGGTTGCCCACGGCCACCGGGCGGAGGCGCGGTCCCTGTCGGGCGGCAATCTGCAGAAATTCATCATCGGCCGCGAGATCCTGCAGAAGCCCAAGCTGCTGGTGGTCGGCCAGCCGACCTGGGGCGTCGATGCCGGCGCCGCGGCGGCGATCCACAAGGCGCTGATCGGGCTGGCGCGCTCGGGCGCCGCGGTTCTGGTGATCAGCCAGGATCTGGACGAGCTGTTCGTGCTGAGCGACCGGATTTCCGTGCTGTTCCATGGCCGCCTGTCCGACAGCCGGCCGACGCACGAGACGACGGTGGAACGCATCGGCCTGCTGATGGGCGGGCTGTTCGGCACGCCGCCGGACGAAGACGGGGAGATCACGCGTGCGGTCTGA
- a CDS encoding YgfZ/GcvT domain-containing protein — protein MSAGYAVLDRRSVVAVTGEDRKAFLQGLVSNDMLRVSPDHAAYALFLTPQGKFLHDFSVVESGADAAAALLLDPETDRRADLLRRLKMYKLRSKIALEDRAEALRVVVAFGDDALAALGLPAEPGAARPFGGGIAFTDPRLPALGARLFLPAEGIAALEAAGLARQDAAQYDSLRLSLGVPDGTGELIPEKSIPLENRMDALNAISWDKGCYMGQELTARTKYRALIKKKLFPAAIDGPAPEPGTPVTLDGKDAGEIRSVRGSSALALLRLEEVRRAAENGLSFQAGPATLTPSEPAWDLTTKG, from the coding sequence ATGTCGGCGGGTTACGCGGTGCTGGACCGGCGGAGCGTGGTGGCGGTGACGGGGGAGGACCGCAAGGCCTTCCTGCAGGGGCTGGTGTCCAACGACATGCTGCGCGTCAGCCCCGATCATGCCGCCTATGCCCTGTTCCTGACCCCGCAGGGCAAGTTCCTGCATGATTTCAGTGTGGTCGAGTCGGGTGCGGATGCCGCCGCGGCACTTCTGCTCGATCCGGAGACGGACCGCCGCGCCGACCTGCTGCGCCGGCTGAAGATGTACAAGCTGCGCTCGAAGATCGCGTTGGAGGACCGTGCCGAGGCGTTGCGCGTCGTTGTGGCCTTCGGAGACGACGCGCTGGCGGCGCTTGGACTGCCGGCCGAGCCGGGGGCGGCACGGCCCTTCGGCGGCGGGATCGCCTTCACCGACCCCCGCCTGCCGGCTCTGGGCGCCCGCCTGTTCCTCCCGGCGGAGGGCATCGCGGCGCTGGAGGCGGCCGGGCTGGCGCGACAGGATGCCGCGCAATACGACAGCCTCCGCCTGTCGCTCGGCGTACCCGACGGCACCGGCGAGCTGATTCCGGAGAAGTCGATTCCCCTGGAGAATCGCATGGATGCGCTGAACGCCATTTCCTGGGACAAGGGCTGCTACATGGGGCAGGAGCTGACCGCCCGCACCAAATACCGCGCCCTGATCAAGAAAAAGCTGTTTCCCGCCGCCATCGACGGTCCGGCGCCGGAGCCCGGCACCCCGGTGACGCTGGACGGCAAGGACGCCGGGGAAATCCGCAGCGTGCGCGGCAGTTCGGCACTCGCCCTGCTGCGGCTGGAGGAGGTGCGACGCGCCGCCGAGAACGGGCTTTCCTTCCAGGCCGGTCCGGCAACGCTGACGCCCTCGGAGCCGGCGTGGGACCTTACCACGAAGGGCTAG
- a CDS encoding PRC-barrel domain-containing protein, which yields MRRTLIATAATLALLSGAAVAQTISPTVGNPSSSTSSMSNSASPDSATTGNTAAATGGQLASADELIGKTVYGRDNEKIGEVDDVILDANGQARQLVVSSGGFLGIGEKQVAVDYTAANWDSQNNRLNLAGMSRDDVKAMPEFKYDDTMTSLNKNRKPAETGTTAPGAAPTGGSMGTTGTTGTGTTGGSTAQ from the coding sequence ATGCGTCGCACCCTGATCGCCACCGCAGCCACGCTGGCTTTGCTCTCCGGTGCCGCCGTCGCGCAGACCATCTCGCCGACCGTGGGCAACCCGTCCTCGTCGACCTCCAGCATGTCGAACAGCGCGTCGCCGGACAGCGCCACCACCGGAAACACGGCCGCTGCCACCGGCGGCCAGTTGGCCAGCGCCGACGAACTGATCGGCAAGACTGTCTACGGCCGCGACAACGAGAAGATCGGTGAGGTCGACGACGTCATCCTCGACGCCAATGGCCAGGCCAGGCAGCTGGTGGTCAGCTCCGGCGGCTTCCTCGGCATCGGCGAGAAGCAGGTCGCGGTCGATTACACCGCCGCCAACTGGGATTCGCAGAACAACCGCCTGAACCTCGCCGGCATGAGCCGGGACGACGTGAAGGCGATGCCGGAGTTCAAGTACGACGACACCATGACGTCGCTGAACAAGAACCGGAAGCCGGCCGAAACCGGAACGACGGCGCCGGGCGCCGCTCCGACGGGCGGCTCGATGGGCACCACCGGGACGACCGGGACCGGCACCACCGGCGGCAGCACGGCGCAGTAA
- a CDS encoding ATP12 family chaperone protein, which produces MKRFYKAAGVGETEGGFRVELDGRPVRSPAKAPLVFPSRPLAQGVAEEWDAQGDQIDAHSMPLMQLSSTAVDLIPAKRPDIVHAISAYAGTDLLCYRAEHPQPLVDRQAQLWQPLLDWAALTYDAPLHVCAGLMPKPQPEEALAALRRVVERTDDWYLSALQTSTGVCGSIVVALALLEGRLSAEEAFEVSQLDETYQIEQWGEDAEATKRRTNVRAEIVACRRFVDLLRG; this is translated from the coding sequence ATGAAGCGTTTCTACAAGGCGGCCGGGGTCGGCGAGACCGAGGGCGGCTTCCGGGTCGAGCTGGACGGCCGCCCGGTGCGAAGCCCGGCCAAGGCGCCGCTGGTTTTCCCCAGCCGGCCGTTGGCGCAGGGCGTGGCAGAGGAATGGGACGCGCAGGGCGACCAGATCGATGCCCACTCCATGCCCTTGATGCAGCTGTCCAGCACCGCTGTCGACCTGATCCCGGCCAAGCGGCCGGACATCGTCCATGCAATCAGCGCCTATGCCGGCACCGATCTGCTTTGCTACCGCGCAGAGCATCCCCAGCCGCTGGTGGACCGTCAGGCGCAGCTGTGGCAGCCGCTGTTGGACTGGGCGGCGCTGACCTACGACGCACCGCTGCATGTCTGTGCCGGACTGATGCCCAAGCCGCAGCCGGAGGAGGCGCTTGCCGCCCTGCGCAGGGTGGTGGAGAGGACGGACGACTGGTATCTGTCGGCGTTGCAGACATCGACCGGCGTCTGCGGCTCGATCGTCGTGGCGCTCGCCCTGCTGGAGGGCCGGCTCAGCGCGGAGGAAGCCTTCGAGGTCTCGCAATTGGACGAGACCTACCAGATCGAACAATGGGGCGAAGACGCCGAGGCCACCAAGCGCCGCACCAACGTGCGTGCGGAGATCGTGGCCTGTCGGCGCTTCGTGGATCTGCTGCGGGGGTGA
- a CDS encoding HAD-IA family hydrolase, with protein MTVPGRPPLRLALFDCDGTLVDSQFAIIDAMTQAWAEHGLGEPDPMEVRRMVGLSLVEAVSLLLPAHDAEVHVAVAESYKRAFSSARSRGEVDEPLFPGIVDTLAALEKAGVLLGVATGKSRRGLDAVLKGHGLTGRFVTLQTADVGPGKPNPHMVQRALAETGVEEAGTVVIGDTTYDIQMARNARVRSVGVSWGYHAVPELERAGADRIVHRGRDVATAVLELLEG; from the coding sequence ATGACGGTTCCAGGAAGACCGCCGCTGCGTTTGGCCCTGTTCGATTGCGACGGCACGCTGGTCGACAGCCAGTTCGCGATCATCGACGCCATGACCCAAGCCTGGGCCGAGCATGGGCTTGGCGAGCCCGATCCGATGGAGGTCCGCCGCATGGTCGGGCTGTCGCTGGTGGAGGCGGTCTCCCTGCTGCTGCCGGCGCATGACGCCGAGGTCCATGTCGCCGTTGCTGAAAGCTACAAGCGCGCCTTCTCAAGCGCCCGCAGCCGCGGCGAGGTGGACGAGCCGCTTTTCCCCGGCATCGTCGATACGCTGGCTGCGCTGGAGAAGGCGGGCGTCCTGCTGGGCGTCGCGACCGGGAAATCACGCCGCGGGCTGGATGCTGTGCTGAAGGGCCATGGACTGACCGGCCGCTTCGTCACGCTGCAGACCGCCGACGTCGGTCCCGGCAAGCCGAACCCGCATATGGTCCAGCGCGCGCTGGCGGAAACCGGCGTGGAAGAGGCAGGAACGGTTGTGATCGGCGATACCACCTACGACATTCAAATGGCCCGAAACGCGCGGGTGCGGTCGGTCGGCGTCTCCTGGGGCTATCATGCGGTGCCGGAGCTGGAGAGGGCCGGGGCGGACCGCATCGTCCACCGCGGACGCGACGTCGCCACCGCGGTGCTGGAGCTTTTGGAAGGGTAA
- a CDS encoding RluA family pseudouridine synthase, which produces MTDSPKPAADRADTASTEAKSDSKVETRIVTADEADMRLDRWFKRHFPDVNHSYLQKLLRTGQVRIDGKRAETSSRLAAGQGVRIPPLAAWAAPVKGPNQAPGKPKGMSDKQIAELQALVLYRDADVIAINKPAGLAVQGGTGTSKHLDAMLDALRFDGKERPKLVHRLDKDTSGVLLLARTTFAASKLTELFRGSAVRKIYWAVTVGVPTPYQGKIDLALAKEGGPHGERVAENKEEGKRAVTVYSVQENVGKQAAFVAMWPLTGRTHQLRVHMAAVGTPILGDGKYAGQGAFLAGAEVAKKLHLHARRLILPHPRGGKTIDVTAPLPDHMQATWKYFGFSPNLRDDPFEDFE; this is translated from the coding sequence ATGACTGACTCTCCCAAGCCCGCTGCCGATCGCGCCGATACCGCGTCGACCGAAGCCAAAAGCGACAGCAAGGTCGAAACCCGCATCGTCACCGCCGACGAGGCCGACATGCGGCTCGACCGCTGGTTCAAGCGTCATTTCCCCGACGTGAACCACAGCTACCTGCAGAAGCTGCTGCGCACCGGCCAGGTCCGCATCGACGGCAAGCGGGCGGAGACGTCGTCGCGGCTGGCGGCCGGGCAGGGCGTGCGCATCCCGCCGCTGGCCGCCTGGGCCGCTCCGGTCAAGGGGCCGAACCAGGCGCCGGGCAAGCCCAAGGGCATGTCCGACAAGCAGATCGCCGAGTTGCAGGCGCTGGTTCTCTACCGCGACGCCGACGTGATCGCCATCAACAAGCCGGCCGGTCTGGCGGTGCAGGGCGGCACCGGCACCTCCAAGCATCTCGACGCCATGCTCGACGCCTTGCGCTTCGACGGCAAGGAGCGGCCGAAGCTGGTCCACCGGCTGGACAAGGATACCTCCGGTGTCCTGCTGCTCGCCCGCACCACCTTCGCCGCCAGCAAGCTGACGGAGCTGTTCCGCGGCAGCGCGGTGCGCAAGATCTACTGGGCCGTCACCGTCGGCGTCCCGACGCCCTATCAGGGCAAGATCGACCTCGCGCTGGCCAAGGAAGGCGGTCCGCATGGCGAGCGGGTGGCGGAGAACAAGGAAGAGGGCAAGCGCGCCGTCACCGTCTATTCGGTGCAGGAGAATGTCGGCAAGCAGGCGGCCTTCGTCGCCATGTGGCCGCTGACCGGCCGCACCCACCAGCTGCGCGTCCATATGGCCGCCGTCGGCACGCCGATCCTCGGCGACGGCAAATATGCCGGGCAGGGTGCCTTCCTGGCCGGGGCGGAGGTGGCGAAGAAGCTGCACCTGCATGCCCGCCGGCTGATCCTGCCTCACCCGCGCGGCGGCAAGACCATTGACGTCACCGCCCCGCTGCCCGATCACATGCAGGCGACCTGGAAGTATTTCGGCTTCAGCCCGAACCTGCGCGACGACCCGTTCGAGGATTTCGAGTGA
- the crcB gene encoding fluoride efflux transporter CrcB, with translation MLASPLSLLAVAVGGAAGSVARYLMLTMVMQWAGTRFPVGTIIVNVIGCTVMGVLSELAALAWSPSPELRAFLLVGVLGGFTTFSSFTLDIGLLVARDEFMAAAGYFLASTLLSVVGFFAGLWAVRSLVSVSL, from the coding sequence GTGCTCGCATCCCCGCTTTCCTTGCTTGCCGTCGCCGTCGGTGGTGCCGCCGGATCGGTGGCGCGCTACCTGATGCTGACGATGGTCATGCAATGGGCCGGCACCCGCTTTCCGGTGGGGACGATCATCGTCAACGTGATCGGCTGCACGGTGATGGGGGTATTGTCCGAGTTGGCGGCGCTGGCGTGGTCTCCGTCGCCGGAACTGCGCGCCTTCCTGCTGGTCGGGGTTCTGGGCGGCTTCACCACCTTCTCCTCCTTCACGCTGGACATCGGCCTCCTCGTCGCCCGCGACGAGTTCATGGCGGCTGCAGGTTACTTCCTCGCCTCGACGCTGCTCAGCGTGGTGGGCTTCTTTGCCGGCCTGTGGGCCGTGCGTTCTCTTGTTTCGGTGTCCCTCTGA
- a CDS encoding cysteine hydrolase family protein, whose protein sequence is METLPHNAALLIVDLQKAIDDPRWSRIGPRNNPQAEANVATLLAVWRRDGRPIVHIRHDSVEPDSTYRPGGPGHAFKAEAVPLPGEMVIGKRVNSAFIGTDLDEWLHNRGIGALVVAGVITNNSVEATVRTAGNLGYDVRLVADACFTFARLDRSGRLRTADEVHDLSLANMDGEYATVVETAEVLGEVLR, encoded by the coding sequence ATGGAAACGCTCCCCCACAACGCCGCCCTGCTGATCGTCGACCTGCAGAAGGCCATCGACGACCCGCGCTGGAGCCGCATCGGCCCGCGCAACAACCCGCAGGCGGAGGCCAACGTCGCCACCTTGCTGGCCGTGTGGCGGCGGGACGGACGGCCCATCGTCCATATCCGCCATGATTCGGTGGAACCCGACTCCACCTACCGCCCCGGCGGCCCTGGCCATGCCTTCAAGGCGGAGGCCGTGCCGCTTCCGGGCGAGATGGTGATCGGCAAGCGGGTGAACAGCGCCTTCATCGGCACCGACCTGGACGAGTGGCTGCACAACCGTGGCATTGGTGCGCTGGTGGTGGCCGGTGTCATCACCAACAACAGCGTCGAAGCGACGGTGCGGACGGCTGGCAACCTTGGCTACGACGTGCGCCTGGTGGCGGACGCCTGCTTCACCTTCGCCCGTCTGGACCGGTCAGGGCGATTGCGCACCGCGGATGAGGTTCACGACCTGTCGCTCGCCAACATGGACGGCGAATATGCCACGGTGGTGGAGACGGCGGAGGTTTTGGGAGAAGTGTTGCGGTGA